One genomic region from Spirosoma sp. KCTC 42546 encodes:
- the porU gene encoding type IX secretion system sortase PorU — MNWLVLFIIHCSVFIVHYNTYAQSVLREGTWVKIGVTESGVYRLNQAQLVKLNSAFATADPRNLRLYGNGGAVLPQPNATPRPTDLIENAIQVSGEADGRFDAGDALLFFGQSPHVVRYDSTTRRFTHQINSYSDTTFYFLTIGSTSGLRIADRPAGSLSVTPTVTTFDDYQFHEQDLLKIPAVRSGREWLGEYLTTDTTKVIPFDIPGLVANVPLRLTASVVAGATVSTQFRLQVNDQLVGTMPIASISGYEYDYQGIARTDTFQTKLTTTDSQIRLSITFRKNGLYSAQGYLNYLSVQARRELRQYDKPIWMRRLPAGQYAIKQATASLRVWDVTNPLAPVSQVYTLASTQEAGWLASRSGDYFLFTDAQLLSPVALATISNQDLHSQATPDLIVVSPAAWLDQAERLAKFRREHDQLSVLVVTTQQIYNEFGSGRPDPTAIRDMARYFYLKQPNKLHYLLLLGDATYDYRNIGGQINMAQLANMVPVYESRESLHPVLSYSSDDYFGFMDTSEGEWPENGTGDYLLDIGVGRLPVKSTDEARTVVDKLIRYSSNASLTGDWQTRVMLIADDGDYNIHQQDANQMAKNIEKIAPAYRPERVFLDDYPQENTTGGQKAPVVNQLINQAVTDGRLIINYSGHGGVIGLADEQIVTLQDILSWKNERLPLFLTATCQFGRYDDPNVNSGAELTLLSRTGGAIGLLTTTRPVYANTNLLLNEAFYNTVFTPINGQMPRLGDVMRGTKNNSLSGPVNRNFALLGDPSMRLAYPQAQAVLTQVNGKAVASTHIDTLHALQTVELTGEIRQQTQLLADFTGVLRLSLYDKATTHTTLGTEAGSPKMSYQAFSNQIFTGQVSVKQGRFVVRFTMPKDIDYTVGLGKVYLYAVKSDSLLDATGSYDSLRVGGSVLADSIDTQPPVVNLTVVGGSSEGDITHIPGPDVTLLVKLTDNRGINIARSGLGHELTAQLGSQPVVVLNENYVANGADGRQGEARYTFTDVAPGTYVIRVKAWDINNNSSEGALTIVVSERPGLALRTLRASPNPLVAQTTLTAELNRSGEPLDWTLGIYDLNSRLINKQTGQCTNCEAIVDVGVWDGLISTGQPASNGLYIVRLEIRSAVDGTTAIGTSRIVVTK, encoded by the coding sequence ATGAATTGGCTTGTCCTATTTATTATTCATTGTTCAGTATTCATTGTTCATTACAACACATACGCCCAATCTGTATTACGTGAAGGAACTTGGGTGAAAATTGGCGTTACTGAGTCTGGTGTCTATCGACTCAATCAGGCTCAATTAGTTAAATTAAATTCCGCCTTTGCTACAGCCGACCCAAGAAACCTACGACTTTATGGAAATGGAGGAGCGGTGTTGCCACAACCCAACGCAACTCCCCGGCCAACTGACTTAATCGAAAATGCGATTCAGGTATCAGGTGAAGCCGACGGGCGATTCGATGCAGGTGACGCTTTACTATTTTTTGGGCAAAGTCCTCACGTCGTTCGTTACGATTCAACGACCCGACGCTTTACCCATCAAATCAATTCATATTCAGATACAACGTTCTATTTTTTAACCATTGGCAGCACGTCCGGCTTACGCATTGCCGACCGACCTGCGGGTTCACTCAGTGTTACGCCAACAGTTACCACCTTCGATGATTATCAGTTTCATGAACAGGATTTACTCAAAATTCCGGCAGTACGTTCGGGACGGGAATGGCTCGGTGAATATCTGACCACCGACACAACTAAGGTTATTCCATTCGATATACCTGGGCTTGTAGCAAACGTGCCGCTTCGGCTAACAGCTTCAGTTGTAGCTGGTGCTACAGTATCTACACAGTTCAGACTTCAAGTAAATGATCAGTTGGTGGGCACAATGCCCATTGCGTCGATATCTGGTTACGAGTACGACTATCAGGGAATTGCCCGAACAGATACTTTTCAGACTAAACTCACAACCACCGATAGTCAAATCCGATTGTCAATTACCTTTCGTAAAAACGGATTGTATTCAGCGCAGGGATACCTAAACTATTTGTCAGTACAGGCCCGACGCGAACTTCGCCAGTATGATAAGCCAATCTGGATGCGCCGTTTACCGGCTGGCCAATATGCCATTAAGCAGGCTACAGCCAGTTTACGCGTATGGGATGTTACGAATCCGCTGGCTCCTGTGTCGCAGGTGTATACCCTTGCTTCTACGCAGGAGGCTGGATGGCTCGCGTCTCGCTCTGGTGATTATTTTTTGTTTACAGATGCGCAACTTTTATCACCTGTTGCATTAGCAACCATCTCAAATCAGGATTTGCATAGTCAGGCTACACCGGACCTAATTGTGGTAAGTCCGGCTGCCTGGTTAGATCAGGCGGAGCGTTTGGCCAAATTTAGGCGTGAACACGATCAACTCTCTGTTCTGGTTGTTACAACGCAACAGATCTATAATGAATTTGGATCAGGCCGACCTGACCCGACGGCCATTCGGGATATGGCTCGCTATTTTTACCTGAAACAGCCCAATAAACTTCATTATCTGTTGCTATTAGGTGACGCTACCTACGATTACAGAAATATTGGCGGCCAGATTAATATGGCTCAACTAGCGAATATGGTACCGGTCTACGAAAGCCGGGAATCATTACATCCAGTTTTGAGCTATTCATCCGATGATTATTTTGGGTTTATGGATACCAGTGAAGGTGAGTGGCCCGAGAATGGTACTGGCGATTATTTACTGGATATTGGCGTGGGGCGATTGCCTGTAAAATCCACAGATGAAGCCCGAACAGTGGTTGATAAACTCATTCGCTATAGCTCAAACGCGTCCTTAACTGGCGATTGGCAAACTCGGGTTATGCTCATTGCTGATGATGGCGATTACAATATTCACCAGCAGGATGCCAATCAAATGGCTAAAAACATTGAGAAAATTGCTCCTGCTTATCGGCCAGAGCGTGTATTTCTGGATGACTATCCACAGGAAAATACCACGGGTGGTCAGAAAGCGCCAGTCGTTAACCAACTCATCAATCAGGCAGTTACCGATGGACGATTGATTATTAATTACAGCGGTCATGGTGGAGTGATCGGTTTGGCCGATGAGCAGATTGTAACCCTTCAGGATATCCTGTCCTGGAAAAATGAACGGCTCCCGTTATTTCTAACAGCTACCTGCCAGTTTGGTCGATACGACGATCCTAACGTCAACTCCGGTGCAGAATTGACCTTGTTAAGTCGCACGGGTGGCGCAATAGGTTTACTGACTACAACCCGGCCTGTTTATGCAAACACAAATCTGCTCCTGAACGAAGCATTCTACAACACGGTTTTTACACCGATTAATGGGCAAATGCCTCGTTTAGGCGATGTGATGCGGGGAACAAAAAATAATAGTTTAAGTGGCCCCGTAAACCGAAATTTCGCGCTCCTGGGTGATCCCTCGATGCGCCTGGCTTATCCACAGGCCCAAGCTGTGCTTACCCAGGTGAATGGAAAAGCAGTTGCATCTACCCATATCGATACGCTTCATGCTTTACAAACGGTTGAACTAACGGGCGAAATTCGCCAGCAAACGCAACTATTAGCTGACTTTACGGGCGTACTCCGACTGTCACTTTATGATAAAGCAACCACGCATACGACATTGGGAACCGAAGCCGGGAGCCCTAAAATGAGTTATCAGGCATTCAGTAATCAAATTTTTACGGGACAGGTGTCTGTGAAACAGGGCCGGTTTGTGGTTCGGTTTACAATGCCCAAAGACATTGATTACACCGTTGGTCTGGGAAAAGTCTACTTATATGCCGTTAAATCAGATAGCTTACTGGATGCAACTGGAAGTTACGACAGCCTACGTGTAGGTGGCAGTGTTTTGGCTGATAGTATTGATACGCAACCACCCGTTGTAAATCTTACTGTGGTAGGAGGGAGTTCTGAAGGTGATATCACCCATATCCCGGGACCTGACGTAACGTTGCTTGTTAAATTGACTGATAATCGGGGAATTAACATTGCCCGGTCAGGCTTAGGCCATGAACTGACGGCTCAATTAGGTAGCCAGCCAGTAGTGGTATTGAACGAAAATTATGTAGCCAATGGCGCTGACGGCCGGCAGGGTGAAGCCCGGTATACGTTTACTGATGTAGCACCGGGCACTTATGTGATTCGGGTCAAAGCATGGGATATTAACAATAATTCCAGCGAGGGCGCGTTGACCATAGTAGTTTCTGAGCGTCCAGGGTTAGCTTTGCGGACATTGCGGGCGAGTCCAAATCCACTAGTTGCGCAAACAACACTAACGGCTGAACTTAATCGTTCAGGTGAACCACTCGACTGGACGTTGGGTATCTATGATCTTAATAGCCGATTAATAAATAAGCAAACAGGTCAGTGTACTAATTGTGAGGCTATCGTAGATGTAGGTGTGTGGGACGGCTTGATCAGTACTGGGCAACCGGCGTCGAATGGCCTATATATTGTCAGACTTGAAATTCGTTCGGCCGTTGATGGTACAACCGCCATCGGCACCAGTCGAATAGTAGTAACAAAATGA
- a CDS encoding SprT-like domain-containing protein produces MTDVFTTHIPPMAVEYCHQLLHQYKFRFRIVKPRRTRLGDFRVLPHNQTQITVNTNLNPYAFLITYVHEVAHAAVHHQYVLQRRVRRVKPHGRAWQTAFQQLMQPLLSETVFPATILHPLEQYMANPGATTYAHPALMLALRQFDASPVEVIDKNRVLLRDVLEGDSFQLGQKTYVRGTLRRTRVVCKEMASGKSYAVLAHAWVNINVD; encoded by the coding sequence TTGACAGACGTATTCACTACGCATATTCCACCGATGGCAGTTGAGTACTGCCATCAGTTACTACACCAGTACAAGTTTCGCTTTCGAATTGTGAAACCCCGCCGAACGCGTTTAGGCGACTTCCGGGTACTGCCACACAATCAGACTCAAATTACAGTCAACACAAATCTTAACCCGTACGCGTTTTTAATTACCTATGTGCACGAAGTAGCTCATGCGGCTGTGCATCATCAATATGTATTGCAGCGTAGAGTTAGACGAGTGAAACCACACGGGCGAGCCTGGCAAACAGCTTTTCAGCAACTTATGCAGCCGCTTCTAAGTGAAACTGTTTTTCCGGCTACCATCCTGCACCCGCTTGAGCAATACATGGCTAATCCTGGAGCTACAACCTACGCACATCCAGCGCTGATGCTGGCATTACGGCAGTTTGATGCGAGTCCAGTAGAAGTCATAGATAAAAATCGCGTGCTACTTCGGGATGTGCTGGAAGGAGATTCCTTTCAATTGGGTCAAAAGACGTACGTGCGAGGTACGTTACGTCGAACCCGCGTCGTTTGTAAGGAAATGGCATCAGGTAAATCATACGCAGTTCTGGCGCATGCCTGGGTGAATATTAATGTAGATTAG
- a CDS encoding GtrA family protein — protein MSSIGQPKTKEYKDFFSFFLTAVLGASINFVSQIFYRKFFDFDTSVLCGYLTATVLTFIPTKRYAFSARDTGNTGREAIKFLGIAVVALAVQVYVAKYTLEWIANPLFPNVSELWREKGSHVAGMGMSFLANYFGHKLLTFRSTGFYDRLLSRPSKEQERNV, from the coding sequence GTGAGTAGCATAGGGCAGCCAAAAACAAAAGAATACAAGGACTTCTTTTCGTTCTTTCTAACGGCTGTACTGGGTGCATCCATCAACTTTGTCAGTCAGATTTTTTACCGGAAATTCTTCGATTTCGATACCAGCGTTTTGTGCGGCTATTTAACCGCAACGGTATTAACGTTTATTCCAACAAAACGCTACGCATTTTCAGCTAGAGATACGGGCAACACTGGTCGGGAGGCTATCAAGTTTCTGGGTATTGCTGTTGTCGCGCTTGCCGTTCAGGTTTATGTTGCCAAATACACATTAGAGTGGATTGCTAACCCGCTGTTCCCTAACGTTAGTGAGCTCTGGCGAGAGAAAGGTTCGCACGTAGCTGGTATGGGAATGAGCTTTTTAGCTAATTATTTTGGCCATAAACTCTTAACATTCCGCAGTACGGGCTTTTACGATAGGCTACTTTCGCGCCCTTCGAAAGAGCAGGAAAGAAACGTATAG
- a CDS encoding NADH-quinone oxidoreductase subunit N — MLPIVLLSVFGIALLFLGFLKSKAVLLPATLLFLVITLGVTFLDWNKTYLYFNDMLRINNLAMVFSAIMLVSAFMVVALSGSFMDDESAQPAEYYALILFSLVGAIMMVGYENLIMLFVGVEILSVAMYILTGSDKKNLRSNEAALKYFLMGAFATGIMLFGMALLYGATGSFTIAGIAAYTSHPQTGLSLLIYVGLLMLLIGLLFKVSAAPFHFWTPDVYDGAPTIFTAYMSTVVKTAGFAALFRLLSVSFNGVYTFWWTILAVITALTLIAGNITAVYQSSFKRMMAYSSISHAGYLLIGLASLGTQTKQALVVYSLAYSVATIAAFGVLLLVSQQRSTQTITSEGVLTENFDAFNGLARQNPLLGFAMTVSMLSLAGIPLTAGFWGKFYMFSTAVERGQIWLLVVAVLMSAVGIYYYFRVIIAMYFRDGATEPIRVAPFYQYVLIGATILTLGLGIAPGLLQGLF; from the coding sequence ATGCTCCCCATCGTTCTGTTATCGGTTTTTGGCATCGCTCTTCTGTTCCTTGGCTTCCTGAAGTCAAAGGCAGTGCTACTACCAGCTACGTTATTATTCCTGGTTATTACCTTGGGAGTTACTTTCCTCGACTGGAATAAAACGTATCTGTATTTTAATGACATGTTGCGGATAAACAACCTGGCAATGGTCTTTTCGGCCATCATGCTTGTGTCGGCATTTATGGTTGTGGCGCTGTCGGGTAGCTTTATGGATGACGAATCGGCCCAACCCGCCGAGTACTACGCACTTATCCTGTTTTCGTTGGTAGGTGCCATTATGATGGTGGGCTATGAGAACCTGATTATGTTGTTTGTGGGGGTTGAAATTTTGTCGGTAGCTATGTATATACTTACCGGTAGCGATAAAAAGAACCTACGATCCAATGAAGCGGCACTGAAATATTTTCTGATGGGTGCTTTTGCAACCGGTATCATGCTGTTTGGCATGGCGTTACTCTATGGGGCTACCGGCTCATTTACGATTGCTGGAATTGCTGCCTACACATCACATCCACAAACAGGACTTTCCTTACTGATTTATGTTGGCTTGCTGATGTTGCTCATCGGTTTGTTGTTTAAAGTATCGGCGGCTCCATTTCATTTCTGGACGCCTGACGTATATGATGGTGCACCTACCATTTTTACCGCCTATATGTCGACGGTTGTGAAGACTGCTGGTTTCGCGGCTTTATTCCGATTACTGTCTGTTTCATTCAATGGCGTGTACACGTTCTGGTGGACGATTTTGGCTGTTATTACGGCTTTAACGCTCATTGCTGGAAATATTACAGCGGTTTATCAGTCCAGCTTTAAGCGGATGATGGCTTACTCCAGCATTTCGCACGCGGGTTATCTACTAATTGGATTAGCCTCATTAGGCACCCAAACGAAGCAGGCTCTTGTAGTCTATTCACTAGCTTATTCCGTGGCCACCATTGCAGCTTTTGGTGTACTGCTGCTAGTATCACAGCAACGGAGTACTCAAACCATTACTAGCGAAGGTGTACTGACTGAGAACTTTGACGCATTCAATGGACTTGCCCGGCAAAACCCGCTTTTAGGCTTTGCCATGACTGTTTCGATGCTTTCATTAGCAGGTATCCCACTTACAGCCGGTTTCTGGGGTAAATTTTACATGTTTTCAACAGCTGTTGAGCGTGGACAAATCTGGTTGTTGGTTGTAGCGGTACTAATGTCGGCTGTTGGTATTTATTATTATTTCCGGGTTATCATTGCCATGTACTTCCGGGATGGAGCAACGGAGCCAATCCGGGTTGCACCCTTCTATCAATATGTATTAATCGGCGCCACTATCCTAACCTTAGGGCTGGGAATTGCGCCAGGCTTACTACAGGGGCTTTTCTGA
- a CDS encoding NuoM family protein, producing the protein MLTLFLIFYPVVAATLILMFRGERIKQAALVAALVELAFAGYAFVGFKPDASSQFGFDYAWINSLGIRFSGGIDGISVLLVLLTGLLVPFIILSTFERNYPRPSLFYALMLYMQAALMGVFTARDGFLFYFFFEAALIPIYFLAAMWGGANRIPVTFKFFVYTIFGSLFMLLALVYLYYQTPATAVSAHSAAIIDFYKLNLTPEAETWVFWAFFIAFAIKMPVFPFHTWQPDTYVESPTPATMLLAGIMLKMGVYGLIRFILPIVPLGVETWGKTAVVLSVIGIIYGAIIAIRQRDMKRLIAYSSFSHVGLMAAGVFSQTETGMQGALVQMLAHGINVVGLFFVADIIFSRTKTNQLDQLGGITQTTPKLTVFFLIMLLGSVALPLTNGFIGEFLLLHGVFTYNNYLGLAAGFTIIFGAVYMLRMFQKSMFGATSSRTESFTDLTSSESWVFIPLVVLVFWIGIYPHSFLKVTEPAVANMMKYIGTTAVSLK; encoded by the coding sequence ATGCTTACATTATTTCTGATTTTTTATCCTGTCGTAGCGGCTACTCTGATCCTGATGTTTCGGGGAGAACGGATAAAGCAGGCGGCTTTGGTAGCTGCGCTGGTCGAATTAGCATTCGCAGGTTACGCCTTCGTTGGATTTAAACCTGATGCAAGTTCGCAGTTTGGCTTCGACTATGCCTGGATTAACTCGCTGGGAATCCGATTTAGCGGAGGTATCGACGGTATCAGCGTGTTGCTTGTATTGCTCACCGGGTTGCTGGTTCCATTCATCATACTCTCTACGTTTGAACGGAATTATCCACGTCCTTCTCTGTTTTATGCACTGATGCTGTACATGCAGGCAGCTTTGATGGGCGTCTTTACCGCTCGTGACGGGTTTCTTTTCTATTTCTTCTTCGAAGCTGCACTGATTCCAATTTACTTCCTGGCGGCCATGTGGGGAGGAGCCAATCGGATTCCGGTCACGTTCAAATTCTTTGTTTATACCATTTTTGGTAGCTTATTCATGTTGCTTGCCCTAGTGTACTTATACTACCAGACACCAGCAACCGCCGTGTCGGCTCACTCGGCAGCTATCATCGATTTTTATAAACTTAATCTGACTCCCGAAGCTGAAACCTGGGTTTTCTGGGCCTTCTTTATCGCTTTTGCCATTAAGATGCCCGTGTTCCCATTCCATACCTGGCAGCCAGATACCTACGTTGAATCGCCAACACCAGCCACTATGTTGTTAGCTGGAATTATGCTCAAAATGGGCGTTTATGGGTTGATTCGCTTTATTCTGCCAATCGTACCACTCGGCGTTGAAACCTGGGGTAAAACAGCCGTCGTTCTATCGGTTATTGGTATTATCTATGGAGCAATCATTGCCATTCGTCAGCGTGATATGAAGCGGCTAATTGCTTATTCATCGTTTTCGCACGTTGGACTGATGGCCGCTGGTGTTTTCTCGCAAACCGAAACGGGTATGCAGGGTGCCTTGGTGCAGATGCTGGCACACGGTATCAACGTGGTGGGCCTTTTCTTCGTAGCCGATATCATTTTCTCGCGTACGAAGACCAATCAGTTAGATCAGCTGGGCGGCATTACACAAACAACGCCTAAGTTGACAGTCTTCTTCCTGATTATGCTCTTGGGTAGTGTGGCACTACCACTTACCAATGGCTTCATTGGTGAGTTCCTGTTATTGCATGGTGTCTTTACCTACAATAATTATCTGGGCTTAGCGGCTGGCTTCACGATTATTTTCGGTGCCGTTTATATGCTTCGTATGTTCCAGAAAAGCATGTTTGGAGCAACGTCATCACGCACGGAGTCATTTACCGATCTGACTAGTTCCGAAAGCTGGGTATTTATTCCGCTAGTCGTCCTTGTTTTCTGGATAGGTATCTACCCGCATTCATTTTTGAAAGTAACCGAACCCGCTGTTGCCAATATGATGAAGTATATCGGTACAACGGCTGTATCCTTGAAATAA
- the nuoL gene encoding NADH-quinone oxidoreductase subunit L, with translation MKIELLCALIPLFPLIGFLINGLGFRRVPTGLAGAIATVAVLASFVLSISLFSSFAGDAQPIVATLFDWISVGDLHINFSFQIDQLSLLMLLVVTGVGSLIHLYSIGYMSHDEGFGKFMAFLNLFIFFMLLLVMGSNYVIMFIGWEGVGLCSYLLIGFWNKNTSYNNAARKAFVMNRIGDLGFLLGIFMLINTFGTVEYIDIFKQATSLEIGDKTVLAITLLLFVGAMGKSAQIPLYTWLPDAMAGPTPVSALIHAATMVTAGIYMVVRSNVLYTLSPLTLEIVGGIAIATALLAASIGLLQNDIKKVLAYSTVSQLGYMFLGLSATAYTAGMFHVITHAFFKALLFLGAGSVIHAMSDEQDIRKMGGLRKALPVTFITFLIGTIAISGLPPFAGFFSKDEILAHVFEHSKVLWALGVLGSGLTSFYMFRLLFLTFFGEFRGTEEQKHHLHESPVTMTAPLVVLAILSAVGGALNLPGDGWLSHFMAPLFEGSRQVNPEAFAESTIEHSTEYVLIAVSAGVALVAMIIAYVMYISRGAVPAPETSERSLPEQVIYNKYYVDELYETIIVRPIRGLGDALYSFGEGLIDGIVNGVAWLVQKSAAQLRLLQSGSIGFYVLAMVVSIVVIFALRFFIRL, from the coding sequence ATGAAAATAGAATTACTCTGCGCCTTAATTCCGCTTTTTCCGCTGATTGGCTTTTTGATTAATGGCCTCGGTTTTCGTCGGGTACCAACGGGCCTGGCTGGCGCAATTGCCACGGTAGCTGTTCTGGCCTCTTTTGTACTATCCATTTCTCTATTCAGTTCCTTTGCTGGCGACGCTCAACCGATCGTCGCTACGCTTTTCGACTGGATCAGCGTTGGTGATTTACACATCAATTTCTCGTTTCAGATTGACCAGTTATCGTTATTGATGCTGCTGGTTGTAACGGGTGTTGGATCGTTGATTCACCTGTACAGCATTGGCTATATGAGCCACGATGAAGGATTCGGCAAGTTCATGGCGTTCCTGAACTTGTTTATTTTCTTCATGCTCCTGCTGGTGATGGGTTCCAACTACGTCATCATGTTCATTGGCTGGGAAGGCGTGGGTCTGTGTTCCTACCTGCTCATTGGCTTCTGGAATAAGAATACCAGCTACAACAATGCCGCTCGTAAAGCTTTCGTCATGAACCGCATTGGTGACCTGGGCTTTCTGTTGGGCATATTCATGCTCATTAACACCTTCGGTACGGTTGAGTACATCGATATTTTCAAACAGGCGACAAGCCTGGAGATCGGCGACAAGACCGTGTTGGCAATCACGCTCCTGCTATTTGTAGGCGCGATGGGTAAATCGGCGCAGATTCCCCTGTATACCTGGCTACCCGACGCTATGGCCGGTCCAACACCCGTTTCGGCCCTGATTCACGCAGCTACGATGGTGACCGCCGGTATTTATATGGTCGTTCGTTCGAATGTGCTCTATACCTTATCGCCATTAACGCTCGAAATCGTTGGTGGTATTGCCATTGCTACGGCCTTGCTGGCTGCTTCGATTGGTCTCCTGCAAAACGATATTAAGAAAGTACTGGCCTATTCGACGGTTTCGCAGTTGGGCTACATGTTCCTTGGCTTGAGCGCAACGGCCTACACGGCGGGTATGTTTCACGTCATTACCCATGCGTTCTTCAAAGCCTTATTGTTCCTCGGAGCCGGTAGCGTGATTCATGCTATGTCCGACGAGCAGGATATTCGGAAAATGGGTGGTTTACGGAAAGCATTGCCTGTTACATTTATCACGTTCCTGATTGGTACGATCGCTATTTCAGGCTTGCCACCATTTGCCGGGTTCTTCTCGAAAGACGAAATACTGGCGCACGTTTTCGAACATAGCAAAGTACTCTGGGCATTGGGCGTTCTGGGTTCCGGTCTGACATCGTTCTACATGTTCCGCCTGTTATTCCTGACCTTCTTTGGCGAGTTCCGGGGAACTGAAGAGCAAAAACACCATCTTCATGAGTCGCCCGTTACGATGACGGCACCGCTGGTTGTGCTGGCGATACTATCGGCAGTTGGTGGCGCGCTTAACTTACCGGGTGATGGCTGGTTGAGTCACTTCATGGCTCCCTTATTTGAAGGCTCGCGTCAGGTTAACCCCGAAGCGTTTGCTGAATCGACTATTGAACACAGCACGGAATATGTTCTGATTGCCGTTTCGGCAGGTGTTGCTTTAGTGGCTATGATCATTGCGTATGTCATGTACATCAGCCGGGGAGCTGTTCCTGCTCCCGAAACTTCCGAGCGCTCATTGCCAGAACAGGTCATTTACAACAAATATTATGTCGATGAACTGTACGAAACCATCATTGTTCGCCCGATACGCGGATTAGGGGATGCCTTGTATAGCTTTGGCGAAGGCCTGATCGACGGCATTGTAAATGGCGTGGCCTGGTTAGTACAGAAAAGCGCGGCACAACTCCGGTTGTTGCAAAGTGGCTCGATTGGCTTCTATGTCCTGGCCATGGTTGTGAGTATCGTTGTCATTTTTGCCCTGCGGTTTTTCATTCGATTGTAA
- the nuoK gene encoding NADH-quinone oxidoreductase subunit NuoK, with translation MQPTQDVLIPEVIQQIPLTYYLILSTALFVIGIIGVLTRRNAIIIFMSIELMLNAVNLLLIAFSSYRSDSSGQVFVFFIMAVAAAEVSVGLAIIVMIYRNTRSIDVGLLNKLKW, from the coding sequence ATGCAACCCACGCAGGACGTCCTCATTCCGGAAGTCATTCAGCAAATACCGCTCACCTATTACCTGATTCTCAGCACTGCGCTGTTTGTTATCGGAATCATTGGTGTATTGACCCGGCGTAATGCCATCATCATCTTCATGTCCATTGAGTTAATGCTCAATGCGGTCAACCTGTTGCTCATCGCATTTTCGTCGTATCGATCAGATTCGTCGGGGCAGGTATTCGTCTTTTTCATTATGGCCGTTGCTGCCGCTGAAGTATCAGTCGGGCTGGCTATTATTGTTATGATTTACCGCAATACCCGCTCCATCGATGTGGGCTTGCTTAATAAATTGAAATGGTAA
- a CDS encoding 3'-5' exonuclease has translation MTHQLILRKPLAFFDLETTGINIAKDRIIDICIMKALPGGEVVSKTQRVHPGMPIPLESSLIHGIYDDDVKDAPPFKSVARTLAQFLDGCDLAGFNCNRFDVPLLVEEFLRANVDFDMKNRRLVDSQRIFHLMEPRNLSAAYRFYCNKELIGAHGAEADTIATLEVLDAQVQRYMGMVAKADNGQDVIFENDVDMLHSLTANTNVDLAGRIILNDKGEEVFNFGKHKGFPVLEVLKKEPSFYDWILKGEFPLDTKRRLTEIRLRMFSNGIGKK, from the coding sequence ATGACGCATCAACTTATACTTAGAAAACCGCTCGCGTTTTTCGATCTCGAAACAACCGGTATCAACATTGCCAAGGATCGCATCATTGATATCTGTATCATGAAAGCGCTTCCCGGTGGTGAAGTTGTCAGTAAAACCCAGCGTGTACATCCGGGTATGCCCATACCATTGGAGTCGAGCCTGATTCATGGTATTTACGACGACGATGTAAAAGACGCACCCCCATTTAAATCGGTTGCCCGAACGCTGGCCCAGTTTCTGGATGGGTGCGATCTGGCAGGCTTTAACTGCAATCGCTTCGATGTCCCGTTGCTTGTCGAAGAGTTTCTGCGTGCTAACGTAGACTTCGATATGAAAAATCGGCGGTTGGTGGATTCGCAGCGCATTTTTCATCTGATGGAACCCCGAAATCTTTCGGCGGCTTACCGATTCTATTGCAACAAAGAATTAATCGGTGCTCACGGTGCCGAAGCAGATACAATAGCCACCCTCGAAGTGCTCGATGCGCAGGTACAACGCTACATGGGCATGGTTGCCAAAGCGGATAATGGGCAGGATGTCATCTTCGAAAATGATGTGGATATGCTTCATAGTCTGACGGCAAACACGAATGTTGACCTCGCCGGGCGGATAATTCTCAACGACAAAGGCGAAGAGGTATTCAATTTCGGGAAACACAAAGGTTTTCCTGTGTTGGAGGTACTTAAGAAGGAACCTTCTTTCTACGACTGGATATTGAAAGGCGAATTCCCGCTGGATACTAAACGCCGATTGACCGAAATCAGGCTGCGGATGTTTAGTAATGGCATCGGGAAAAAGTAA